Sequence from the Gemmatimonadales bacterium genome:
GTGGACCAGTGCGAGACGTGTGGCACCGAGTGGTCGCTGCGGGTGTGCGCCACGTGCGGGCACGTCGGCTGCTGCGAGTCCGGCGGCGCCCACGCGCTCAAGCACGTCAAGGAAACGGGCCATCCGCTCATTCTCTCGCTGCCGTTGACGGAGCATTCGTTCCTGTGGTGCTACGCTTGCGACGACTACCTACGATGACCGCGTTGGTGGAGAGGTGAAGACGTTCCAGGCAATCGTGATCGGATCGGGCCAGGCCGGCAACCCTCTGGCGCACCGGCTGGCGGACAAGGGGTGGACGGTCGCGCTGATCGAGCGTGAGCATCTGGGCGGCTCCTGCATCAACTACGGCTGCACGCCGACCAAGACCATGCTCGCCAGCGCCCAGATCGCCCACTACGCCCGCCGGGCGGCCGACTTCGGCGTGCGGGTGGGGCCGGTTACGGTGGACCTCGCCACCGTGGTCAGCCGGAAGAACGCGATCGTCCAGCAGTGGCGGAGCGGGCAGGAGAAGCACGCCGCCAAGCGCCCCACCATCACCGTATTCCGCGGAGCGGCGCAGTTCGCGGCGCCGCACGCCGTAGAGGTGAACGGCGAGCAGTTGACCTCCGAGCACATCTTCATCAACACGGGCACGACCCCGCTGGTCCCGCCGATCGAGGGTATCGAGTCCGTCCCCTACCTGACGAACCGCAGCGTGATGGACCTTACGGAAGTCCCCGAGCATCTCGTCGTCGTCGGCGGGAGCTACGTCGGTCTGGAGTTCGGGCAGATGTTCCGGCGGTTCGGGAGCCGGGTCACGATCGTCGAGTACGCCGACCGGATCGTTCCCCGCGAGGACGCCGACGTCGCCGACGCGCTGCGCGCCGCGCTCGAGTCCGAGGGGATCGCGTTCCTCGTGCCGGCGGAGGCGACGAAGGTCGAGCGGAACGCCGCTGGAATCCGGGTGACGGTGAGGGATCGCCGGGACAGTACGAGCCGAGGGCTCGACGCGTCGCACATCCTGCTCGCGTCGGGCCGGCGGTCGAACACGGACGATCTGGGCCTGGACGCGGCTGGCATTGCGACGGCCGGCGGCTGGGTGAAGGTGAACGAATACCTCGAGACGAACGTGCCGGGAGTGTACGCCCTGGGCGACGTCACCGGCGGCCCCGCGTTCACTCACATCAGCTACAACGATTTCCAGATCGTGTTCCACAACCTGTTCAACGACCCGAAGCTGACGACGGCGGGCCGGCTCGTGCCGTACGCGCTCTTCACCGATCCGGAGCTGGGGCGGGTGGGCATGACGGAGAAGGAAGCCCGCGCCTCCGGGCGCAGCATCAAGGTCGGCTCGATCCCGATGAGCCGCGTCGCCCGCGCCATCGAGCGGAACGAGACGGCCGGCCTGATGAAGGTGGTCGTAGACGCCGACACCGACCGCATCCTCGGCG
This genomic interval carries:
- a CDS encoding UBP-type zinc finger domain-containing protein, whose amino-acid sequence is VDQCETCGTEWSLRVCATCGHVGCCESGGAHALKHVKETGHPLILSLPLTEHSFLWCYACDDYLR
- a CDS encoding mercuric reductase; its protein translation is MKTFQAIVIGSGQAGNPLAHRLADKGWTVALIEREHLGGSCINYGCTPTKTMLASAQIAHYARRAADFGVRVGPVTVDLATVVSRKNAIVQQWRSGQEKHAAKRPTITVFRGAAQFAAPHAVEVNGEQLTSEHIFINTGTTPLVPPIEGIESVPYLTNRSVMDLTEVPEHLVVVGGSYVGLEFGQMFRRFGSRVTIVEYADRIVPREDADVADALRAALESEGIAFLVPAEATKVERNAAGIRVTVRDRRDSTSRGLDASHILLASGRRSNTDDLGLDAAGIATAGGWVKVNEYLETNVPGVYALGDVTGGPAFTHISYNDFQIVFHNLFNDPKLTTAGRLVPYALFTDPELGRVGMTEKEARASGRSIKVGSIPMSRVARAIERNETAGLMKVVVDADTDRILGAAILGTGGGELVQTLMALMMADAPWTLFYRAVYIHPTTTEGFFALMDSVK